From the genome of Leptotrichia sp. HSP-342:
TCCAAATAAATTTTATTGGATATATAAGTTTTGGGATAAGTCTAGTGTCGCTCATAATTTCGTTAATATTTTCATTGTTAGAAATTCAGATTTCACTAGAGGCTTTGAGGATTCATTTAAATTATAATGAAAATGATAATGAAATTAAGAAAAAAAATAAATAAAAACTAGAATTATTGAACATACATAAATTATAAATATTTTGATGGAGAAAAAATGAAAGAATTTTTATTAAATTTGGAAAGTATTGATAAAATTGGAATTTACAGATTTGATACTGATGGATTTTCTGTTGGAAATATAATAAAAATCTGGGATAATTATCTACTTTTAAAATCTTATGATGTTGAAAATAATGAAGATGGAATGAAAATCTATAAAATTGATAAAATTCAAAGAATTATTTTGGATTCAGATTATATAAAAAATTTAGGAAGTAACTTATTAGATAAAACGGAAAGCAGTTACGAATGGCTGTATACAAAAAACTTAAATTCCATTGACGATATTTTAGAAAATATTATAAAATACAAAACTTTAGTTTTTTTACATTTGAAAGACGAAACAACGGAAATTTGCTATATTACCAAAAAAATTGGAGAAAACTATCTTTTGGAAATACTGGATTATAATCTAAACGTAACTTCTACAGAAATTATTTCTAAAAATTATATCCGTTTGATAAAATTTTTTGACAGGAAAAAAATAAATAAAAATTTTGAGATTCATAAAATCAAATTATTTGTTGGAAAAACCTATATTGGAAATATTGTTATGGAAAATGAAAATTTTTTAGTTTTAAAAGAAATCCCCAATTTTGTAACTGAAAAATTTGTAAGAGTTATCCAAAAAGAATTTATTGAAGAAATATCTAAGCCATTTACTAAAGTTAAATATATTGACAAAATAAACTTAAATAAATTTTTTGAAAATATTAATAAGTTAGATTATCTTTCAATTTTAAAAATTTGTCAGGAAAATAATTTATTTGTTTTTATTGACAATGAATGTTTTGAAGATAGTAAAGTTGGGATAGTAACAAAATTGGAAAATAAAAGATTACAATTAAAAATATTGGATAAAAATTTTCAATTTATTGAAATTTTGAATATAAATTATTTAGATATTCATATTCTTTATATAACAAATTATTGCTATATATAAGGTTACATTTCGATAAAGTTAAAATTTTTTGCAATATATTTTAACAAATAAAAAACTTTTTCATAACATTTGAATAAATCGGAAAAAATTGATATAATTAGAACGTAAAGTAATTTTGTTAAACTCAAAAATTTGAGTTTTTTTAAACACTAGATTTTTTATAGCTTTGAGTAAAATGAAAACAAATATTTTATTGTTAATAATTAAATTGAAGGAGGAATGATGATTTCGTTAATTTTGGCGGCAGGAAAAGGGACTCGTATGAAGTCCGATCAATCGAAGGTTTTACACAAGGTAAATGGTGTTCCTATGATTAAAAGAGTTGTCAATGTGCTGGAAAATATCGGGAATGAAAAAAATATTTTTATTCTAGGACACAAAAAGGAAGATGTTCTAGCTGAAATGGGAAATGTCGTTTATGTCATACAAGAAGAACAGCTTGGAACAGGACACGCTATTCTAATTGCAAAGGATAAAATCAAGGAATACGGTGAAGATGTGCTCATCACTTGCGGAGATACGCCTCTTTTAAAAGAAGAAACTTTGAAAAAATTAAAGGATAACTTTGATGAAAAAAATCTTGATTGCATCGTGCTTTCATGTAAAGTTAAAAATCCATTTGGCTACGGACGAATTGTTAAAGAAAATGGCAAAATTTCAAACATTGTCGAAGAAAAGGAAGCAAGCGAAAGTGAGAAAAAAATAGATGAAATTAATACTGGAGTCTATATTTTCAAAAATCAAAGTCTGCTTTATGCGATAGAAAAAATTGACAATAACAATTCAAAAGGTGAATATTATTTGACCGATGCTATAAAAATTTTATCGACAGAAGGCTATAAAGTTGACAGCTTTCAAATTGAAGATGAAGATGAAATCTTAGGAGTAAACTCAAAAGTTCAGTTAGCGCAGGCAAGTAAAATTTCAAGGGACAGAAAAAATATTGAACTTATGGATAACGGAGTAATTCTGATTGACCCAGATACAACTTATATTGAAGATAATGTTGAAATTGGACAGGATACTGTAATTTATCCAAATGTTACAATTCAAGGAAATACAAAAATTGGAAAAAACTGCGAAATCCTGGGAAATACAAGAATTGAAAATTCTGTGATTGCTGATAATGTGAAAATAGAGGCTTCTGTGGTTGAGCAATCTACTCTTGAGGAAGGGGTAACTGTGGGACCTTTTGCACATTTACGTCCAAAGGCACATTTGAAAGAAACTGTACATGTGGGAAACTTTGTGGAAATAAAAAATGCTACGCTTGAAAAAGGTGTGAAAACAGGGCATTTGACTTATATTGGAGACGCTGAAGTTGGGGAAGACACAAATATTGGTGCAGGGACAATTACTTGTAACTATGATGGAAAAAATAAACATAAGACAAAAATTGGGAAAAATGCCTTTATTGGAAGCAATTCGATAATTGTAGCTCCAGTTGAAATAGGAAGCAAAGTTCTAACAGCGGCTGGATCGGTTATTACAAAAGATATTCCAGATGAAGCATTGGCATTTGGAAGAGCAAAACAAGTAAATAAAGAGAAAAAATAGAAAACTAGCAATTTCTAAAAAAATGTCAAAAAATCAAAAATGTTATA
Proteins encoded in this window:
- the glmU gene encoding bifunctional UDP-N-acetylglucosamine diphosphorylase/glucosamine-1-phosphate N-acetyltransferase GlmU; the encoded protein is MISLILAAGKGTRMKSDQSKVLHKVNGVPMIKRVVNVLENIGNEKNIFILGHKKEDVLAEMGNVVYVIQEEQLGTGHAILIAKDKIKEYGEDVLITCGDTPLLKEETLKKLKDNFDEKNLDCIVLSCKVKNPFGYGRIVKENGKISNIVEEKEASESEKKIDEINTGVYIFKNQSLLYAIEKIDNNNSKGEYYLTDAIKILSTEGYKVDSFQIEDEDEILGVNSKVQLAQASKISRDRKNIELMDNGVILIDPDTTYIEDNVEIGQDTVIYPNVTIQGNTKIGKNCEILGNTRIENSVIADNVKIEASVVEQSTLEEGVTVGPFAHLRPKAHLKETVHVGNFVEIKNATLEKGVKTGHLTYIGDAEVGEDTNIGAGTITCNYDGKNKHKTKIGKNAFIGSNSIIVAPVEIGSKVLTAAGSVITKDIPDEALAFGRAKQVNKEKK